The genomic DNA CGCGTTATGATTGATTTTGTCAACGAGACCGATTTTGCTTGCAATCTAACGCCGCTAATCGCGATCGCGCAAAGTTTAAGCGATCGCTCGATAGAGCTAGTTTTAACGGACGACTCGGCTATGCGAGAGATAAATAAAACCGCGCGCGGCGTAGATAAACCTACCGACGTGCTTAGTTTTCCAATAGCCGATTTTCCGCTTGCGCCGCTTGGCTCGGTCGTTATATCGATCGACGCCGCCGTTAAACAAGCGCAAGCCTTGCGCCATAGCGTAGAACTAGAGATCGCCGTTTTGTTTTTGCACGGCGTTTTGCATCTGCTTGGTTTCGATCACGAAATCGACGGCGGCGAGATGGCGCGGCGGGAAACCGAGTTGCGCGAGCGCTTCAATCTGCCCGCCGCGCTGACCGAGCGGTAAAATATCAAAATTAAACGCGGCTTTCGACGCGCTTTAGCTTGCAAGCGGCGCTAACGTTTTGCCCATACCGTCCTCGCGCTAATCACCCCGCCGATTACGGATTGATAGCTGATCTCTTCGGCTTTTAAAACCGCGTTATTATTTAGTCTTTTTGGCGCGTCGGCGGCTCGGACGATTACTAAGTAGCCGTCGATCTCATAGCCCGCCTTAGCGCGGCGAGCGTCGTCAATTCTATATACCGCCT from Helicobacteraceae bacterium includes the following:
- the ybeY gene encoding rRNA maturation RNase YbeY, yielding MIDFVNETDFACNLTPLIAIAQSLSDRSIELVLTDDSAMREINKTARGVDKPTDVLSFPIADFPLAPLGSVVISIDAAVKQAQALRHSVELEIAVLFLHGVLHLLGFDHEIDGGEMARRETELRERFNLPAALTER